From a single Fusarium fujikuroi IMI 58289 draft genome, chromosome FFUJ_chr03 genomic region:
- a CDS encoding related to WW domain protein has protein sequence MERSRGVPDEEMFLSKPAPEDCDSPTVEPLRIFKPQSPQPTKDGRSSAFRYPAPPSSTSPVSKHSFPLPPGASSSAAPLPFPDDDDVRKPTPAKPFGSAYNDTSPRLETSPPGKKPGLAERRGAAPKPISSPTSPDADTDLFQRPLADSHRPGSSNNNYPSYQKTYYPPPGAASGSSSNAPAKPAAVQQLKMNDQGVNRFASTASTSTTRASRGSPPPPETPIVEPGQAPADAIEARYAAAGISGTATLNSLGAPSAAASQRLAQYGNQPPPQRPWTPTETPDQAPSGPPTVYQGMNAISSPAQSHQSFSPPPQPEQQQQQKPQPQGQGQGQAQVSVLEQDFQRMNTNSPPPAYSSLNPGGNSSYPNEKQRPQQAGSSSAAAQPNQQVTASTAPTKAAAVAAASTIAGGLASPALQHPGHPAFANDPHPAFANEPHPEQNGQPSQQQVVAPAQTFEPQNPASPPPLPEGWIAHLDQNSGQYYYIHLASQATQWEFPKGPNPISHEQAPLSPTASTYGNPLASPMFGKQAMASPMFPPHTPGYAESIMSVAASATPTAAGFTGPPPSAGVDMYRIQPTNGVYFGPYLRYVNMDIEKGLWLGSILIVTDAPQPPTIHIHLSHDLAPNPRQAEPRPIFTHQRWKFYKYDLELPMSEAGTERWTYAVTSHLGCTRYEFVVAGRQETSWRFIAHSGNDFAAGTSQNERAKLGGVGFMWKDVLQKNVDCGGFHVQLGLGDQIYGDRLWKEVPLLKQWLAMSGRDNKKNVQWTARHEEDVAHAYFHYYTSHFDQPFLREAFAQIPHVLQIDDHDIFDGYGSYPDYMQSSPMFKNIGRIATEMYLLFQHHTTVEMLRNVSTDHDIFTITGTGWHFVKYLGPAVVVVGPDCRSERTQAQVMAGPTYQGIFPKVATLPPSVQHCIWMISVPLVYPRLDTVESLANTMAAGKKAVNTTYNILGKVTSSVAGVVGGKDVVAQGFSQVKKAVGKTGLMGNVLNQFGELDIQEVLKDMWTHDTKDLERTYLIRTLQDVNASGAGLVHDPTHPGDHKTMYQIISSPIVAAPQSNYVLKMLHNQKTLYVPQNGKKSTHEVSDTKEDMMEIFHSDASGAARELKKLMGRRNYVAFVSYDQDAAAAVPQTPFSPNPSLNGSQQGLSKVSLAVDFVVQGDGAFTAPTKYGPVIIPHLEYGR, from the exons ATGGAGCGTAGTCGTGGTGTTCCGGATGAGGAGATGTTTCTCAGCAAGCCTGCCCCTGAAGACTGCGACAGCCCTACCGTTGAACCTTTGCGCATATTCAAACCTCAGAGCCCCCAACCCACAAAAGATGGCAGATCCTCTGCTTTCCGATACCCTGCGCCTCCTTCGTCCACATCTCCCGTCTCTAAGCACTCATTTCCTCTACCTCCTGGCGCCTCCAGCTCTGCGGCTCCCTTGCCGTTCccggacgacgacgacgttCGCAAACCAACTCCTGCGAAGCCCTTCGGTTCCGCATACAACGACACCAGCCCTCGACTAGAAACTAGCCCACCAGGAAAGAAACCTGGTCTTGCTGAGCGAAGAGGAGCTGCCCCAAAACCCATCAGCTCTCCCACAAGTCCTGACGCCGACACCGATCTTTTTCAGCGCCCTCTGGCCGATAGCCACCGCCCTGGCTCCTCTAACAACAATTATCCAAGCTATCAAAAGACGTACTATCCGCCGCCTGGTGCTGCGTCTGGCTCATCAAGCAATGCGCCGGCCAAGCCAGCCGCTGTCCAACAACTCAAGATGAACGACCAGGGGGTAAATCGCTTTGCTTCAACTGCCTCGACTTCAACGACCCGGGCAAGCCGTGGCTCGCCTCCCCCTCCCGAAACCCCGATTGTGGAGCCAGGACAGGCGCCGGCTGATGCTATCGAGGCCCGTTATGCCGCCGCTGGTATCTCTGGAACTGCTACCCTTAACAGCCTAGGCGCCCCCAGTGCGGCCGCTTCCCAGAGACTCGCGCAGTACGGAAaccagcctcctcctcaacgaccATGGACACCGACCGAGACCCCAGACCAAGCACCATCCGGTCCTCCGACTGTGTACCAGGGCATGAATGCTATTTCGAGTCCGGCACAATCACATCAGTCGTTTAGTCCTCCCCCACAACCcgaacagcagcaacaacaaaagCCACAGCcacaagggcaagggcaggGCCAGGCGCAAGTCAGTGTGTTGGAGCAAGACTTCCAACGTATGAACACTAACTCGCCCCCTCCTGCGTACTCGAGCCTCAACCCTGGTGGAAACTCGTCCTATCCCAACGAGAAGCAACGGCCCCAGCAAGCCGGCTCAAGTTCTGCCGCTGCTCAACCCAACCAGCAGGTGACTGCATCGACAGCGCCAACGAAGGCCGCCGCAGTAGCTGCAGCTTCAACTATTGCTGGTGGACTTGCTTCACCTGCTCTTCAGCACCCAGGCCATCCTGCGTTTGCCAACGACCCTCACCCTGCGTTTGCGAATGAACCGCACCCTGAGCAGAATGGGCAACCGTCTCAGCAGCAAGTCGTTGCCCCTGCCCAGACCTTTGAACCCCAAAACCCTGCCTCACCTCCACCCTTGCCTGAGGGATGGATTGCCCATTTGGATCAGAATTCCGGACAATACTACTATATCCATCTGGCATCTCAGGCTACACAGTGGGAGTTTCCTAAGGGACCAAACCCCATATCTCATGAACAAGCTCCTCTCTCGCCAACCGCTTCGACTTATGGAAACCCTTTGGCATCGCCGATGTTTGGTAAGCAGGCCATGGCCTCCCCGATGTTCCCACCGCATACCCCTGGTTATGCTGAGAGTATCATGAGTGTGGCGGCTTCAGCAACACCCACAGCCGCCGGGTTTACCGGTCCTCCGCCGAGCGCAGGGGTTGATATGTATAGAATCCAACCTACGAATGGTGTTTACTTTGGCCCCTATCTACGATATGTCAACATGGATATTGAGAAGGGCCTTTGGCTGGGTAGTATTCTGATTGTGACAGATGCTCCTCAACCACCAACAATCCATATTCACCTAAGCCACGACCTGGCACCCAATCCACGACAAGCCGAGCCTCGCCCAATTTTCACACACCAAAGATGGAAGTTTTATAAATATGATTTAGAACTGCCCATGTCTGAGGCTGGTACTGAGCGTTGGACATACGCAGTTACCTCCCACCTTGGCTGCACACGCTATGAATTCGTGGTGGCTGGGCGTCAAGAGACTAGCTGGCGCTTTATTGCACATTCTGGCAACGATTTCGCTGCAGGCACTTCACAGAACGAGCGAGCTAAGCTTGGCGGGGTTGGATTTATGTGGAAGGACGTCCTTCAGAAGAATGTCGATTGTGGTGGCTTTCATGTTCAGTTAGGGCTAGGAGACCAGATCTACGGTGATCGTTTGTGGAAAGAAGTCCCTCTCCTCAAGCAGTGGCTTGCCATGAGTGGACgtgacaacaagaagaacgtCCAGTGGACAGCACGGCATGAAGAGGATGTCGCACACGCATACTTCCACTACTACACCAGCCACTTTGATCAACCATTTCTTCGTGAGGCGTTTGCGCAAATCCCCCATGTTCTGCAGATTGATGACCACGATAT TTTTGATGGATATGGCTCATACCCAGACTATATGCAATCTTCGCCCATGTTCAAGAACATTGGACGAATTGCAACAGAGATGTACCTGTTGTTTCAGCACCATACCACTGTCGAGATGCTACGGAACGTCAGCACCGATCACGATATATTCACCATCACTGGAACTGGTTGGCATTTCGTGAAGTACCTGGGACCGGCTGTGGTGGTTGTTGGCCCTGACTGCCGATCCGAGCGTACCCAAGCCCAAGTAATGGCAGGCCCTACATACCAAGGGATCTTCCCCAAAGTTGCTACACTTCCACCAAGCGTGCAGCATTGTATCTGGATGATCTCGGTACCACTTGTGTATCCACGCCTTGACACCGTGGAGAGCCTTGCCAACACAATGGCTGCGGGCAAAAAGGCAGTCAACACAACCTACAACATTCTGGGTAAGGTCACGAGCTCCGTTGCAGGCGTAGTCGGCGGTAAAGATGTGGTTGCACAAGGCTTCTCGCAGGTGAAGAAGGCTGTCGGAAAGACTGGTCTCATGGGTAATGTCTTGAACCAGTTTGGCGAGCTTGATATTCAAGAAGTGCTCAAGGATATGTGGACTCACGACACCAAGGACCTAGAGAGAACCTACCTGATCCGAACTCTGCAAG ACGTCAATGCCTCAGGAGCTGGGTTGGTTCACGACCCCACGCACCCAGGTGACCACAAGACCATGTACCAGATCATCTCGTCCCCTATCGTGGCGGCACCTCAGAGCAACTATGTGCTCAAGATGCTGCACAACCAAAAGACGCTTTACGTGCCTCAGAATGGCAAGAAGTCAACGCACGAGGTGTCAGACACAAAAGAAGATATGATGGAGATCTTCCATTCTGATGCCAGTGGTGCCGCAagagagctcaagaagctcatgggTCGTCGAAACTACGTCGCCTTTGTTTCATACGACCAGGACGCAGCGGCAGCAGTGCCCCAGACACCGTTCAGCCCTAACCCCAGCCTGAACGGCTCGCAACAGGGCCTGTCCAAGGTGAGCCTGGCCGTCGACTTTGTTGTTCAGGGTGATGGAGCGTTCACGGCACCAACTAAATATGGTCCTGTCATCATCCCTCATCTGGAATATGGACGATGA